The following proteins are encoded in a genomic region of Brachypodium distachyon strain Bd21 chromosome 1, Brachypodium_distachyon_v3.0, whole genome shotgun sequence:
- the LOC100835581 gene encoding uncharacterized protein LOC100835581, whose translation MSDESPAPTPTAAATAAEAEKSQPAEQAGGGWGGWGLSIFSEISRNAVEVAKSAIADIQQPPEQEAAPGGGEEKGKEPEGEVGEKDELRKATLDKLENASEDSLLGQGLKVFDTSVENFTTGTWQALGSAWKSGSLIVQKLETSATSLAETIQQGELPAKASVIAPTILETGKSFTAKGMEMLERVSKETMELIIEETGMELDKGTGEGDQQTEEEQFEEVSFDRCFYIYGGPDQLEELEALSSHYALLFNRKKAKLVAEQKTYYDGKVKEIQQIFTLSTKTEEDGPESDKGKKIEAADTDGDAEMKKLCDSSVSKAAKMAAGFTTALGGLSPNDIIKRTTDRLETIHSEGVHRLSEICCLAVSQLVVLGKSVISAANKSKNEDENDVKIDWPEDIISKAEIIRWKAHSIAVDIEKVSTSFATGISDVAEAYAAAIQNSLTDKQGDLPHQSVQEKAKYISSHLKSDQTCAVGKLQDALQYLAYVVVCTSMPSV comes from the exons GCCGTGGAGGTTGCGAAGAGCGCGATTGCAGACATCCAGCAACCGCCGGAGCAGGAAGCGGCAcccggaggcggggaagagAAGGGGAAGGAACCGGAGGGGGAGGTAGGGGAGAAGGACGAGCTCCGCAAGGCGACGCTGGATAAGCTGGAGAACGCTAGCGAGGACTCTCTCCTGGGCCAG GGGCTCAAGGTGTTTGATACCTCGGTGGAGAACTTCACTACCGGGACCTGGCAAGCTCTCGGGAGTGCATGGAAGAGTGGCTCGCTGATTGTTCAGAA ATTGGAAACTTCTGCTACAAGCCTTGCTGAAACCATTCAGCAAGGAGAACTACCTGCCAAGGCATCTGTAATAGCACCAACCATTTTAGAG ACAGGGAAGTCATTTACAGCCAAAGGAATGGAAATGCTTGAGCGTGTTAGTAAAGAGACAATGGAGTTGATAATTGAAGAGACTGGTATGGAACTTGATAAAGGTACTGGCGAAGGTGACCAGCAAACAGAAGAGGAACAGTTTGAAGAAGTCTCATTCGACAGATGCTTCTACATTTATGGAGGACCTGATCAGCTAGAA GAGCTGGAAGCACTTTCAAGCCACTATGCATTGCTCTTTAATAGGAAAAAGGCAAAACTCGTTGCTGAGCAGAAAACATATTATGATGGAAAAGTCAAAGAAATACAACAGATATTTACTCTTAGTACCAAGACTGAGGAAGATGGACCAGAGTCTGACaaagggaagaagattgaagcAGCTGATACTGATGGTGATGCAGAAATGAAGAAGTTATGTGACTCAAGTGTTAGCAAGGCTGCTAAAATGGCTGCGGG GTTCACAACTGCCTTGGGTGGGCTCTCTCCTAATGATATTATCAAACGAACTACGGATAGGCTAGAGACCATTCACTCAGAGGGTGTTCAT AGATTATCAGAGATATGCTGCCTTGCAGTTTCTCAGCTTGTGGTGCTTGGGAAATCAGTTATTTCTGCTGCTAACAAATCGAAGAATGAAGATGAAAATGATGTGAAAATTGATTGGCCTGAAGATATCATTTCAAAAGCAGAAATCATCAGGTGGAAGGCACATTCCATCGCTGTGGATATTGAAAAGGTCTCTACTAGTTTTGCCACAG GAATCTCGGATGTTGCTGAAGCTTATGCCGCAGCTATACAAAATAGTCTCACGGACAAGCAGGGTGATCTCCCGCATCAGTCAGTGCAGGAGAAAGCTAAATACATATCCAGCCATCTAAAATCAGATCAGACTTGTGCTGTGGGCAAGTTACAAGACGCCCTCCAATACTTAGCCTATGTTGTTGTCTGCACCTCTATGCCAAGTGTGTGA